A stretch of DNA from Polyodon spathula isolate WHYD16114869_AA chromosome 4, ASM1765450v1, whole genome shotgun sequence:
aaaaatgacacagagGTTTGCAAGACTTAAATGTTAAGTACTTTTTAAAGGTTTGGAGCATAACATTTTAATCCATCTTAAAACGACAGAAAACGATTATTTTGGCATGAACTAATGGGGTTTCGACCGAAACGTTACAAtttgaaatgcagtgtttttaaatgaattctaCCCCATTGCGtttctaaatttattttataaagtggaGGATCTGTTGATTTTAGAAACACAAACTTATGTCTTGACTTCTTTTTCCCCCCTCTTTATAAACTCAGTCACCATGGACCAGGTTATGCAGTTCGTTGAACCCAGTCGTCAGTTTGTGAAGGACTCTATTAGACTTGTCAAAAGGTGTACAAAGCCAGACCGAAAAGGTAATACATAATtgtatgtgggttttttttttttttgcgtcatCTTGCAAAAGTGATGCTGTGTTAAAGGGTCAGTAAGTGTTCTCTTTCGGTTTTCAGATATGTCATCTCTGCAGGATCTAGCAAGTACAGCGGAACACacgttttgtagttttctttttgtgtgatttgaaaatacatgttaaatcaCCAGTATCAATCCACTGCCAAGTGAACATCGAGTTCCAAAGTAACACATTCATATCTGTTGTATCAACtcttgtaatgtttgttttgtcaaaagGTTATTGGTGAACCCCTGATATTTGACTCCTTATTGTCACCCATTTTGATCAGTCTTGTTTGAAGGACAAGAAAATGGACTCCAGAATTCTGAATTTAATATTGATTACTAAGATGGTAACTTAAAatgtgtgtggtggggggtgtgtgtggggggggggggggggggggggggggggggggggggggggggtggggggtgtgtgtgtgtggggggggggggggggcggggtatGGGTAACTTTGTAATCTGAGTGTCTCCCTTTGTACAATGTGAAATGTTTCAAACTGAAGAGAAACGTGCATTTGGGGAATATGgtttaatgcattttagatattttattggTCAAGTAGGGGGCTCTTTATTTGAACTAGAAAATGAGGCTACGGCTAGTGAGAcctgttttttatataaatgtttccTTTATAACATTTTCAGAATTTCAGAAGATTGCCATGGCAACAGCAATTGGTTTTGCAATTATGGGATTCATTGGCTTTTTCGTGAAACTTATCCACATCCCCATCAACAACATAATTGTGTAAGtgtaaagcttaaaaaaaattgATACAAAGATTGTTTAGCCTTGTATATTGTCAGTGCAATATTAAGTGATCAATATTACTACTTGACAGATTTCCttatgtgtgtaaaatataatattaccAACATTAAGTCTGTAGTCACAGCCTTGCATATTATGTATAAACTCTAGATACTTGACAATCTCACGGGAATGTGATAACAAAGGGCAACATTCTTGCGTCTGCTACAGTGAAGTTTGAATTTTAAAAGTCAatatgagaattttttttttttttttttttttttgtagtggtgGTTAAACCTCTTACCTGCTGAAAGATTATGACCTGACCTACAAATGTGGACTGGAGAGGAGAGAAGAAGGGCGGGATGGGTTTGAGGGGCTGATTTTTACATttgttgtatatttgtgtttgttaataaatttGGGAGACAAATTAaagcagtgtgttttatttttccagtacTTGTCACAAGTAGAAACTTAAGGCACAAAGTTTGTTTGCTGTAACCCAAATGAACAAGATGGGGTGTGGCTTTGATATCTTGaagaaacaaatacagaaattggttgttgtttttaatatatttttacacaacTAGAAAATGTTACTGGAATCCTGAAATGCACTTCATTAAATAGAgtattttatctgtttttaaaattcatATATGGACAGATTAAACTGGAGTATGCAGACTGAAAATGTGCAACACAATTAAACAGCTCTGTTCTAGcagatgttgaagctgacaccctgggatccttcaagaagctgcttgagattctgggatcaataagctatcaACAACCAAAGGAGAAAGATagatgtaaactttcttatgcaaTCTAAGTTATGTAACGCAAAATACAAGTCTTTGGCATAATTAAAAATGTCAGGCATTGGGAGTTGAATCCATTTGATAACTTAAATTAGAGTGGTTTCActtttcatttacagtacatgcacataGTTGTGGTGTGGTAaaacaaactaacttttttttttttttatggcctaATTTGGTTGCATCCCCTTGTCCATTGTTCAGTTTTCATGATCCCCATACTCCATACCAAGGGCTGGTCTGTTTGTATTGTCACAAGCTTTCTGTCCTCATCAGGGTTGTGTGATTCATATGTATTGGAGGTACTGACCAGTTTTCCAAATTGTAGTAGTTGATCatctgaaaaaatataaataataatcaaattcaaGCAAACAGTGCTTCCTATAACTTTTACCAATTGAGCCAACTCCACTTTGCCTCTTGTACAAATATGTACATTTGAGGGGGTTACCAAACcaattaaattataatttcaaaTACCAAAATGTCATTAGGGGATAACAGCATGCTTTTTTATGGTGTTAGCAGCTTGATGGGAATATTTTTCTGGTCATTGCAATTTTGATTCAGTGTGTATTATGCTCTCTACCCATCTTTAGGACCATTTAGGAAAAATATACTGCATGTATTAAGTTAATGAGCTACTGGCATACAACATATCCACTACAAAAAAGTAGTTTATTTTACCAAACACTGACCTCTAGTGGTCAGTATTTGGAGGGACAGGAGTTGATGCACAGTGAATTAATGGGAATTGCTAAATTCAGGCACAGCAAATTAGTTATTTAACCTTCTATTGCATTTACATATGAATCATCACTAAAATGGGATCTAGGAAATATATCTGCCTGTTGACTATTAAGATCTGCTTTGAAGAAAAATGCAACTGAAAGTTCACCTTCCATTCAGACTGTTTGACTTAACATTTTATGATGGTATAACAGGACACCACTGTCCATGGCCACATATTCATAATGACATGTATCGTTCTCCCTTgataatttattacatttttaattaatttactttattgTAAATACTAATTTAGATTACCAAGCATGTTACAATTGTAATAATGCAacacatgtatgtttttaaaaccgAGCTCAGACAGCTTTGTATGTATTTGAAAGCACTGCTAAATAAAACCAAAGCTTGCAAGAACACTATTGAACTCTACTGCTTTATGTCACATGTCTGCTGGCAGTAATCTAACACTTCTGATATGAAAGGAGCCAGGCTGCCAACAGGCCGACATTGAACCTTGTTTTAAAACACACCCCTATCTGGGATTTTGACAAACTGAATTACACTGAAAAATATGTTGCAACATTTGTTTCACcttacattattaaacaaaagGGACTGTTCTGGCTACAGTCAATCCTGGGCCTCTACCAAGCAGAGAATGAAAATTGAGCCACATTGTatggttgttttgtgatgtggCCTAATGTCCCTTGACCCTTCGTCACCAAATATTAGTATGTCCAAATTCACTTCCAACTTAAGTACAAACATTTGAAGTACATCCTTAAGCACAGacccacaccaacacaccaatAATGACTCTAAAAACCCCTGCTGCTctgtatgaaaataaaactgtcaggCATCCGAGCATCACAAAACAaatctatctatttatatttcATTCTACTTATACACAGCGGCTTGATTTAACTCTGGTATGGTTCTTTCTTATAAAAAGATTTTAATGTTGGATGGTACAACACAGCATTCTGTCCCTAAATCCCCCATTGTGTAATGGGCAAAACATCAACAGCATTGAAAACAACCTGTGAGGTACATCTTAAAGGGCAATGGAGTTACACTGACTGACTGGACCAAAAAGCAAAAGGATTTCAGTGACTTCTGGAGGGGCTTCATAGTGGATGCCTTCCAAAAACACGAAGCCCCATTTTCCACTGTGCTATGACTTATTTAACTGAGTAACCTaaaattttaatatcaaatacatgtttatcaTAAGGTGTAGTACAGGAAGTTAATGAAAACATGAGATCAACAAAGTAATGATAATACACATTAGGAAAGACCTACTAGTATTATTtactaaagttattttttttattattttgttttttttctttccaattcTCATTCAAACAATAACATCATTGCGATTGTTCTGAGCGTCACAGCGCATCGCTGGTCTATGTTGTTTTCACCTCTGTCCACCACTGTTTCTGCTGCCTCTGATTAAGGATTGCTACGGATTCATCTTCTCTGCCGGTGTGAGCGGCAATTATGAAAGGACATGGACTGTTTtggggtgtttctgtgttgttattttaaatgtttataattcttcatttgcttttaaatacTTGCTACAGTGCCGAAAAAAGTTTGGATTTTCACGTatttaaaacctaaaatgttattaaatcttaatctaagtcctaataataggtaaagataacctgattaaacaaatgacacaaaaatgtgatactttttcaacatttatttatccacaaatgattcaacattcaatatccatgtgtgaaaaaaaagtatgtgaccctttagattcagtaaatggtggcacccccttgagcagcaaagACTTCAACTAAgaatttcctgtaactgttggtcagtctctcacatcaatTTTCAGGAactttggcccattcctcctacagaactgcttcaactcagtgacatttgagggcttccttgcatggacagctcacttcaggtcctgccacaacatttcgatggggtttaggtccggactttgactaggccattctaaaattcAGAATTATTTCTTCTACAGCCATTCTTTTGCAGATctgtttgtatgtttaggatcattgtcttgctgcatgacccactttcagttccgCTTTAGCccgacattctcctctagaatcttctgatccaatgcagaattcatggttgtgtcaatgatggcaagccgtccaggtcctgaggcagcaaagcatccccaaaccatcacactcccaccaccatgcttgacggttgggatgcagttcttctgttcgaacgcagtgtttggttttcgccaaacataacgttctCATTGAGGATAAAAAGTTCTatctttgactcgtctgtccagagaacattgttccagaagtcttgggaatcatctatgtgctctttagTGAACTTCAGATgaacagcaatgttctttttagaaagcagtggtttcctccttccatgaacatcattcttattcagtctttttctgatagttgagccatgaacactcacattagccaaggcgagagtggcctgcagatcattggatgttactctggggttgtTTGTGatttccttgatgatttttcggtttgttcttggagaaatTTTGGTAGGACGGCCGCTCctggtagagtgactgtggtctctagctttctccatttgtagactacctgtctgacagtggattggggagccccaaatccttagaaatggttttgaaaACCTTTCTAGACTAAttagcatcaataactgttttcagagatttcttttgatcgtggcatgacgtgtttccacacgcctgtatggtgaagaccaaactcacaaagtttctgatcttaaTATAGGATGGGGCATCCCAAACTtatccctgaagatctacctaactatttaaacacctgattctaattatccccttaattgagctgacaAAACCAgtggttcacttactttttcacatgccctgaatcttaattattcattgtttgtctaattcatacattattttgtttcaatagacatggaattggttaatataaaccttactggatatttaagaaaagactggttttgattcaagaaggctatcatggtaaaactatggaatttccataattatcattggggttcacaaactttttctcagcactgtatgtcttttcatctgccattttgtggcaaagcgctttgtgacggtggtccactatgaaaggcactagataaaactgattgattgatttctctccatatccttttctttttctatttttctttttctcttataagacacattttattttattttttaatttctgtaagccgctttggataaaaacgcctgccaaataattaaataataataaaaataatgtatttagctCTACATACTTTAAGACCATATGCGCACAATTCCTTTTATATTCAAATGACTGGAATGATGGTTCACCCAGAACAAACACTCTGAGGTAAATGTTGTTGCTAATGCTTTCAGTTTTACTTTGAGACAATGGTTCATATTTTACTGGGCTGAGATTTACAACAGAGTCGTATGCACTCACCTTTAGAGCTCATCTTAAAGAtatcaaacaaatgttttatcaAAATAATGTACCTCTCTACCTAAAatggcctgaaaaaaaaaaaaaaaacagaacatgcagatggtagaaacagaaaaaaaattatagcCAGTAAACTGCTACATTTGTAAACTTCAGTTCACACATCACTCTTCTCTATAAGAAGGGCTAAACTGCTCATCACCTTTAGAAAACTGTtactgtaaagctttttttttatcatataccttttttcttatatacatttcaaacaacTTAAATGAGCTGCAACATTAGCCTCAGTTCCCAAGTGAAATGATTTTGATGGCTCAACTGCACCCCCACTGCATATTAATACACATCATAAACTCACCACAGAAGACATCACACAATTGCCAGTCTTTCTGAGAGAGGCTCAGGAATGAATAAGCAAGGAGGCACCAAGGATAATGCAATAATCAACCCATGAAAATGGTACCATCGATATAGACTAGTTGCAGGCCTAACATTTTTGATGGTTTGTATATTCTAATACAGATAAGCTTCATCATCAAAACATCTGGGTATTGTGAGTAGACCTGATGATGTTGACCTAGTAAGGTGACTTGTGCCAGGTCCCATTTTCAGGAATGACCCACACAAAAGTgtagttttaatgttatttggAAAAGCGTGTTTATTAAGACTCGcctgtaatgttttcatgttgTCCACATTCGCTGCTTTTATTCCTGATGAGTGCCCTATCACATCCCTAATGTCAACACTATTATTAGCAGAGAGGTGCCAAGGGTGGATTATCTTAGTGTGAGACTTTTCTCAAAGAGTGTGTGTCAATGCTGAAGGAGCATGGTGAAATGACAAAACCGGGAGGACCGTTTAAAAGATTAAGCTGTTAGTACCTTTAAACAATCTGCACATTCTGCATCAATATTAAGTAGTACTGGactaacaaaataaagaaatagtacTGAGCTGTAACTGGAATTACATCTTGTTCTAAAGCATATTAATACTTTTGAAGTTCAGTGGTTACTTTTCTTCTCATACACACAATAAAGACCTTTAACTATAATTTCTACATTATTCGAATAATTTAtgccaataaaaaatataatgctgctaataataataataacagaaaactatttttttttgccactgtagctttaatacattttaaaacgtaCGTCATTGTGAAAATGTGTATTAAACAGAGCTGCCATGGAAAGCTAAGCTAATTCAGCTTGTGGATGGAGAGAAGGAAACACATATTAACATGCCAATCACACTACATACACAGGGCTACTTTTTCATCCACCCTGGGCTCTTGGTCAAatcagaattcttttttttttttttcttgaagcacTGCTAAACTAATAATAAGCTCCACAAGTCAACTTTGAGAGGAACGACCCTTATGAGGTGACACAGGGCAGCAGCAGCACTCACTCCTGCTTTAGTGGAACTTAAACATTGGGCCATGTTGGGCTTGCAATTATTCTAATATCGATGGTACCATTTTTCATGACAGCCtattgctgtgctttcactaacTGCAATCccaagattttttttgttgttgtggtttaTCTATCCTAATACACATATGTTTGATCATGAAAACTTCTTGGGTTTGTAAGTAGTCTGACATTGATGAGTTATCCAATGCAGTGATGTAACTTTTTCATGAAATGGCCTATTTAATTTCCACTAAAGCATTGTTTTGTGCCGCCTTGAGTGGTTTTGTAGGTCATGAAAATGGCTCTGCTAGTAAATCATCGTTAATTATTATAAACACTGACAAGCAGTATAATGTTAGTAATAGTGTGAAGCAGTCTTTGGAATTTGAAATATGACAAGGCACTCATCAGGATGAGAAAATGAACGAGTTTAGCAGTGAAGGTGGTCGAAATGAAAACATCAGAAAAAGCATTAACTACAGATGTTGGGTGGGCCATTCCTGAATATTGGACCTAATTCCTTACTAGGTAAACATTATAAGGTGACCTGAAAGACAGCAATAGTGATCGATGAACAAAatcagacaaacaaaccaaaataaagcAGCAAGCAAGACAAAGACCACAGCAGCATTACCAATATTTCAAATATTCTCATCTGCTGTGCAGAAGGATTTCTTCTCAAGCACCTTCAGCTAAAACAGACAGCATTATGTTAATGAGTTACATTAACATGTGTCACTGGAATGAGGTTTGAGATGCACCATGTTGTTCACATGGATGTCCTGATGAGGGCAGCAGAGCACAAGTCACAAACAAATCTCAAATCTGCAGCAATTCCTAGGAAAAAAAGAAGTTGAACATAAATTCACTTTTTACGTGAAGAAGAATGCAGTTTCAAAGTTAAGGAAGCAACAAGCCTGAGGTGTATAAAAAAGTGACTGGCAGCAACATTGTTAATAATAGTTCCTAAGATgatgaaataatacaaaacaatctgTTAAAATATGGGTGCACTGTTTATGACTGTTGAcgccgccgccccccccccccccccccccccaaaacacaaaCCCTCaatgtgtaataaataataatcgtCAAATAACTCAAAGTGTACAGACAGCCTCTTATAAAACTACCTCAGCACATCTCCTATAATTATAATAAGTGACACCAATGGGTATTGTGCTCTAACTTATCATCATGTCACcataattcaaatatttatataatatttatgatGCCACTGGGGTACTGAACAAAGTCATCCAGCATGGAGGtcactattttattttaccaaaaacaACTTACTTGACCAACCATCCACATTTACAGCTCCTAATGCACCCAATTGctagtagaaaaaaaacaagtttcagtGTTTCTGCCCAAGATCAATTGATC
This window harbors:
- the LOC121314250 gene encoding protein transport protein Sec61 subunit gamma, giving the protein MDQVMQFVEPSRQFVKDSIRLVKRCTKPDRKEFQKIAMATAIGFAIMGFIGFFVKLIHIPINNIIVGG